From Mya arenaria isolate MELC-2E11 chromosome 1, ASM2691426v1, a single genomic window includes:
- the LOC128245625 gene encoding interferon alpha-inducible protein 27, mitochondrial-like isoform X1, giving the protein MELYRPHGKNHLTNDDAWSWLKKAALPLVVAGASVVAAPLVLSAAGFGAGGIVAGSLAAKGMSAIAMSNGVGVAAGGFFAACQSAGAVGIAGSTLAGIGVATGTATFAVQEGILRNEKKLNTIHGNNGGTDDDEESENEDEKGSDAFYLINK; this is encoded by the exons ATGGAGCTGTACAGACCACATGGCAAA AACCATTTAACAAACGATGATGCATGGTCGTGGTTAAAAAAAGCTGCCCTGCCGTTAGTAGTTGCTGGAGCCTCGGTTGTTGCTGCCCCTCTCGTTCTGTCGGCTGCAGGATTTGGTGCTGGGGGCATTGTAGCGGGATCCTTGGCAGCAAAAGGGATGTCCGCAATTGCAATGTCGAATGGCGTTGGCGTCGCTGCCGGAGGT TTTTTCGCGGCATGCCAGTCAGCGGGAGCGGTTGGAATAGCCGGAAGTACACTTGCGGGAATCGGGGTGGCAACTGGAACAGCCACATTTGCTGTACAGGAAGGAATCCTTCGCAATGAAAAga AGCTCAACACAATTCATGGAAACAATGGTGGCACAGATGATGACGAGGAATCAGAAAATGAGGACGAAAAAGGAAGTGACGCTTTCTATTTAATTAATAAGTAA
- the LOC128245625 gene encoding uncharacterized protein LOC128245625 isoform X2, translating into MELYRPHGKNHLTNDDAWSWLKKAALPLVVAGASVVAAPLVLSAAGFGAGGIVAGSLAAKGMSAIAMSNGVGVAAGGFFRGMPVSGSGWNSRKYTCGNRGGNWNSHICCTGRNPSQ; encoded by the exons ATGGAGCTGTACAGACCACATGGCAAA AACCATTTAACAAACGATGATGCATGGTCGTGGTTAAAAAAAGCTGCCCTGCCGTTAGTAGTTGCTGGAGCCTCGGTTGTTGCTGCCCCTCTCGTTCTGTCGGCTGCAGGATTTGGTGCTGGGGGCATTGTAGCGGGATCCTTGGCAGCAAAAGGGATGTCCGCAATTGCAATGTCGAATGGCGTTGGCGTCGCTGCCGGAG GTTTTTTTCGCGGCATGCCAGTCAGCGGGAGCGGTTGGAATAGCCGGAAGTACACTTGCGGGAATCGGGGTGGCAACTGGAACAGCCACATTTGCTGTACAGGAAGGAATCCTTCGCAATGA